One genomic window of Halorubrum hochsteinianum includes the following:
- a CDS encoding SDR family oxidoreductase produces the protein MPPGTDRRRVQKTVLITGCSSGIGRAAAHAFLNEGWTVYATARNPADVEALGEAGCELATLDVTDQEDVDRVVDRILDEEGAIDALINNAGYGQFGPIEDVTTDRVHDQFDVNVYGPHRLIRAVLPAMRRERDGTIVNVSSVAGRVSIPGGGVYSGSKFALEAMSDALRNEVADLGVDVVVVEPGPVKTNFSKRAEAEADPEEREGIERTDAYDEFYAMFEDAQLIGGDGPGSVEPELVADAIYDAASATQPPARVQPGTVARVGVLARFLPDALVDRAYGFIRNFTS, from the coding sequence ATGCCGCCGGGGACCGACCGACGACGCGTGCAGAAGACGGTACTCATCACCGGCTGTTCCTCGGGTATCGGCCGCGCCGCGGCGCACGCGTTCCTCAACGAGGGGTGGACCGTGTACGCGACCGCGCGGAACCCCGCCGACGTCGAGGCGCTCGGCGAGGCGGGCTGTGAGCTCGCCACGCTCGACGTGACCGACCAGGAGGACGTCGACCGCGTCGTCGACCGAATCTTAGACGAGGAGGGAGCGATCGACGCCCTGATCAACAACGCCGGCTACGGCCAGTTCGGACCGATCGAGGACGTCACCACCGACCGGGTCCACGATCAGTTCGACGTGAACGTGTACGGGCCGCATCGGCTGATCCGGGCGGTGCTGCCCGCGATGCGACGCGAGCGCGACGGGACCATCGTCAACGTCTCGTCGGTCGCGGGGCGGGTGTCCATTCCCGGCGGCGGCGTGTACAGCGGGTCGAAGTTCGCCCTCGAAGCGATGTCCGACGCGCTGCGCAACGAGGTCGCGGACCTCGGCGTCGACGTGGTCGTCGTCGAGCCGGGACCGGTGAAGACGAACTTCTCGAAGCGCGCGGAGGCGGAGGCCGACCCCGAGGAGCGCGAGGGGATCGAGCGGACCGACGCCTACGACGAGTTCTACGCGATGTTCGAGGACGCGCAGCTGATCGGCGGGGACGGCCCCGGCTCGGTCGAGCCGGAGCTCGTCGCGGACGCCATCTACGACGCCGCCAGCGCGACCCAGCCGCCGGCCCGCGTCCAGCCCGGAACGGTCGCCCGCGTCGGCGTCCTCGCCCGGTTCCTCCCAGACGCGCTGGTGGACAGGGCGTACGGGTTCATCAGGAACTTCACCTCGTAG
- a CDS encoding GNAT family N-acetyltransferase, whose amino-acid sequence MSDGDSAPTPTAPEGYALRESTPSVAAFRRLRREAGMSERSREAVERGLPNTTYGVHVVAESTGEPVGMARIVGDGGSVFHLSDMAVAEPQQGRGIGTAMMDTLVGWLRTNAPDGAYVNLLADVDGFYERWGFERSAPASKGMWTRTEDL is encoded by the coding sequence ATGAGCGACGGCGACTCGGCCCCGACGCCGACCGCGCCCGAAGGGTACGCGCTCCGCGAGTCGACGCCGTCGGTCGCGGCGTTCCGCCGCCTCCGGCGCGAGGCCGGGATGTCGGAGCGGAGCCGCGAGGCGGTCGAACGTGGATTGCCGAACACGACGTACGGCGTCCACGTCGTCGCGGAGTCGACCGGAGAGCCGGTCGGCATGGCGCGGATCGTCGGCGACGGGGGGTCCGTCTTCCACCTCTCCGACATGGCCGTCGCGGAGCCGCAGCAGGGACGCGGGATCGGTACGGCGATGATGGACACGCTGGTCGGGTGGCTCCGGACGAACGCGCCCGACGGCGCGTACGTCAACCTGCTGGCGGACGTCGACGGGTTCTACGAGCGGTGGGGCTTCGAGCGCTCCGCGCCGGCCTCGAAGGGGATGTGGACGCGAACCGAAGACCTCTGA
- the psmA gene encoding archaeal proteasome endopeptidase complex subunit alpha, producing the protein MQGQSQQQAYDRGITIFSPDGRLYQVEYAREAVKRGTASVGIRAEDGVVLAADKRARSPLMEPESIEKLHKADDHVGVASAGHVADARQLIDFARRQAQVNQLRYGEPVGIETLTKNITDHIQQYTQVGGARPFGVALIVGGIENGEPRLFETDPSGTPYEWQALSIGSDRSDLRDYLEEEYEEGLSTDEAVGLALDTLARSNDGELTPDGVGVATITVDDEQYTERPVDEIEAILDERDLLSADEDEADEADENGDDEE; encoded by the coding sequence ATGCAGGGCCAATCCCAACAGCAGGCGTACGACCGCGGCATCACTATCTTCTCACCGGACGGTCGACTCTACCAGGTCGAGTACGCCCGGGAGGCGGTGAAGCGAGGGACGGCGAGCGTCGGTATCCGCGCCGAGGACGGGGTCGTCCTCGCGGCGGACAAGCGCGCCCGCTCCCCCCTCATGGAACCGGAGAGCATCGAGAAGCTCCACAAGGCCGACGACCACGTCGGCGTCGCGAGCGCCGGCCACGTCGCCGACGCCCGGCAGCTCATCGACTTCGCCCGCCGGCAGGCGCAGGTGAACCAGCTCCGCTACGGCGAGCCGGTCGGCATCGAGACGCTCACCAAGAACATCACCGACCACATCCAGCAGTACACGCAGGTCGGCGGCGCGCGCCCCTTCGGCGTCGCGCTCATCGTCGGCGGCATCGAGAACGGCGAGCCGCGCCTGTTCGAGACCGACCCGTCCGGCACGCCCTACGAGTGGCAGGCGCTGTCGATCGGCTCGGACCGCAGCGACCTCCGCGACTACCTCGAGGAGGAGTACGAGGAGGGCCTCTCGACCGACGAGGCCGTCGGGCTCGCGCTCGACACGCTCGCGCGGTCGAACGACGGCGAACTGACGCCCGACGGCGTCGGTGTCGCCACGATCACGGTCGACGACGAGCAGTACACGGAGCGGCCCGTCGACGAGATCGAGGCGATCCTCGACGAGCGGGACCTGCTCTCGGCCGACGAGGACGAAGCGGACGAGGCGGACGAAAACGGCGACGACGAGGAGTAA
- a CDS encoding Rpp14/Pop5 family protein has product MKHLPKHLRPRWRYLAVGIESWSDAEIGRRAFQRSLWYSAGNLLGDAGSADADLTLLSFSHADGTGEAVVRVRHGHVDDARAAIACVSEVDGEPVGILVRGISGTVRACEERYMGRATPSSTQRDVAFGSAERAAVVRGDACDLRVESGRVGATTFDIE; this is encoded by the coding sequence GTGAAACACCTCCCGAAGCACCTGCGCCCGCGGTGGCGGTACCTCGCGGTCGGGATCGAGTCGTGGTCCGACGCCGAGATCGGTCGGCGCGCGTTCCAGCGTTCGCTGTGGTACAGCGCCGGAAACCTCCTCGGCGACGCCGGGAGCGCCGACGCCGACCTCACGCTGCTGTCGTTCTCGCACGCTGACGGGACCGGCGAGGCCGTCGTCCGGGTCAGACACGGCCACGTCGACGACGCGCGCGCCGCGATCGCATGCGTGAGCGAGGTCGACGGCGAGCCGGTCGGAATCCTCGTCAGGGGGATTTCGGGGACGGTGCGTGCCTGTGAGGAAAGATATATGGGTCGCGCGACCCCCAGTTCGACACAGCGAGACGTCGCGTTCGGGAGCGCCGAACGGGCCGCGGTCGTGCGCGGCGACGCGTGCGATCTGCGGGTCGAGTCGGGTCGCGTCGGCGCGACGACGTTCGACATCGAGTGA
- a CDS encoding class I SAM-dependent methyltransferase, translating into MKKTVEEHAERFSEKAAEYDDSKSDEYHACAGLVIDHTAPEPDDVVLDLGAGTGAIALSLAEDAERVLARDISEGMMEEGRRKAAERGLDNVEFAYGEFRDPGLEPDQRVDVVTSNFALHHLADDEKREAIGVMAETGARRIVLGDVAFFEDPDPDAPFYSPEVDDPATVGTLVEAFTDEGFAVTAVERVHDQVAVIVAERIRDLPA; encoded by the coding sequence ATGAAGAAGACGGTTGAGGAACACGCCGAGCGGTTCTCCGAGAAGGCGGCCGAGTACGACGACTCGAAGAGCGACGAGTACCACGCGTGCGCCGGGCTGGTGATCGACCACACCGCGCCGGAGCCGGACGACGTGGTCCTCGATCTGGGCGCGGGAACGGGCGCGATCGCGCTCTCGCTGGCGGAGGACGCCGAGCGCGTCCTCGCCCGCGACATCAGCGAGGGGATGATGGAGGAGGGCCGGCGGAAGGCGGCCGAGCGCGGCCTCGACAACGTCGAGTTCGCCTACGGCGAGTTCCGGGACCCCGGGCTGGAGCCGGACCAGCGCGTCGACGTCGTCACCTCGAACTTCGCGCTCCACCACCTCGCGGACGACGAGAAGCGCGAGGCGATCGGCGTCATGGCCGAGACGGGCGCGCGGCGGATCGTCCTCGGCGACGTGGCGTTCTTCGAGGATCCGGACCCGGACGCGCCGTTCTACAGCCCCGAGGTCGACGACCCGGCGACCGTCGGCACGCTGGTCGAGGCGTTCACCGACGAGGGGTTCGCGGTGACCGCCGTCGAGCGCGTCCACGACCAGGTGGCGGTGATCGTCGCCGAGCGGATCCGGGATCTCCCGGCGTGA
- a CDS encoding RNase P subunit p30 family protein, with protein sequence MYEAVHAYPDGEATVARHAETAARHGYDGIVVRTRDALSSAAGEGDSGEGGGDGRASGWSGGREGPVRDPAALREEYGIDVVDAVEIDADDPTSASGAVGNHRSDRTVVCVGGGDDALNRFAVEQARVDVLVRPMAGGGDVNHVLAKAARDNGVHVEFDFGPALRATGGKRVRALADLRKLREIVAHYDAPYVVSANADSHLGLRAPRELVAVGEAIGFDAEGVREGLRAWGDLAERNRERRSGGFIEPGVRRGRYEEDG encoded by the coding sequence ATGTACGAGGCCGTTCACGCCTACCCCGACGGGGAGGCGACCGTCGCGCGCCACGCCGAGACCGCGGCTCGGCACGGCTACGACGGGATCGTGGTGCGGACGCGCGACGCGCTGTCGTCGGCCGCGGGCGAGGGCGACTCCGGCGAGGGCGGCGGTGACGGGCGGGCCTCCGGCTGGAGCGGCGGCCGCGAGGGCCCCGTCCGCGATCCGGCCGCGCTCCGCGAGGAGTACGGGATCGACGTGGTCGACGCGGTGGAGATCGACGCTGACGACCCGACGAGCGCCTCGGGGGCGGTCGGGAATCACCGCTCGGACAGGACCGTGGTCTGCGTCGGCGGCGGGGACGACGCCCTGAACCGGTTCGCGGTCGAGCAGGCCCGCGTCGACGTGCTCGTCCGACCGATGGCCGGCGGGGGGGACGTCAACCACGTCCTCGCGAAGGCGGCGCGCGACAACGGCGTTCACGTTGAGTTCGACTTCGGGCCGGCGCTCCGCGCGACGGGCGGGAAGCGCGTCCGGGCGCTCGCCGACCTCCGGAAGCTCCGCGAGATCGTCGCCCACTACGACGCGCCCTACGTCGTGAGCGCGAACGCCGACTCGCACCTCGGGCTCCGAGCGCCCCGCGAGCTGGTCGCCGTCGGCGAGGCGATCGGATTCGACGCCGAGGGCGTCCGCGAGGGGCTGCGGGCGTGGGGCGACCTCGCCGAGCGGAACCGGGAGCGCCGCTCCGGGGGCTTCATAGAGCCGGGGGTCCGACGTGGCAGGTATGAAGAAGACGGTTGA
- a CDS encoding DUF6498-containing protein, with amino-acid sequence MVPRSRPPAGGRSALALVVATNLLPLAGVVAFGWRVGELLAVYWIEVVVMVLAHSAAAMFAERPIDLEDRSFYIVGYDEDAERDEEVWGTPAEPIQLVSWLPPIYRRNARVVRRSLGVFVFLLVPLLPVGWDALSYLTPTVGLTALGVCGAQVAEVRREFLAERAYEERSPYMVVEAAQRVVFFYFMIGIVTVTAVTFGIFAVEAAIAPGALDEIAEAFGVEVLLLPYLLPITLAKATVEWGRRRAFREDDPDGIATWFTGEDPRREWKKEEESADDW; translated from the coding sequence ATGGTGCCCCGCAGCCGTCCTCCCGCCGGGGGCCGGTCGGCCCTCGCGCTCGTGGTCGCGACGAACCTCCTCCCGCTCGCTGGCGTCGTCGCGTTCGGCTGGCGCGTCGGCGAACTGCTCGCCGTGTACTGGATCGAGGTGGTCGTCATGGTCCTCGCCCACAGCGCGGCCGCGATGTTCGCCGAGCGACCGATCGACTTGGAGGACCGCTCGTTCTACATCGTCGGTTACGACGAGGACGCGGAGCGGGACGAGGAGGTGTGGGGAACCCCGGCGGAGCCGATCCAGCTCGTCTCGTGGCTGCCCCCGATATACCGGCGGAACGCCCGGGTCGTCCGCCGGTCGCTCGGCGTCTTCGTGTTCCTGCTCGTGCCGCTTCTTCCGGTCGGCTGGGACGCGCTCTCGTATCTCACGCCGACGGTCGGACTGACGGCGCTCGGCGTCTGCGGCGCGCAGGTCGCGGAGGTGCGCCGCGAGTTCCTCGCCGAGCGGGCCTACGAGGAGCGGTCGCCGTACATGGTCGTCGAGGCGGCACAGCGCGTCGTCTTCTTCTACTTCATGATCGGGATCGTGACCGTGACAGCGGTCACGTTCGGCATCTTCGCGGTCGAGGCGGCGATCGCTCCCGGGGCGCTCGACGAGATCGCGGAGGCGTTCGGCGTCGAGGTCCTCCTCCTCCCGTACCTCCTCCCGATCACGCTCGCGAAGGCGACCGTCGAGTGGGGCCGACGACGGGCGTTCCGCGAAGACGACCCCGACGGGATCGCGACGTGGTTCACGGGCGAGGACCCGCGGCGTGAGTGGAAGAAGGAGGAGGAGTCCGCCGACGACTGGTGA
- a CDS encoding DUF357 domain-containing protein, producing the protein MPADLQEKTDRYERMLADALAVAEPRPPADTPLGEAAADVTEMAESYLEDGRHFREDGDPVNALASYSYGYGWLDAGVRLGLFAVPDDTELFTT; encoded by the coding sequence ATGCCCGCCGACCTACAGGAGAAGACGGACCGCTACGAGCGGATGCTCGCGGACGCCCTGGCGGTCGCCGAGCCGCGGCCGCCGGCCGACACCCCGCTCGGCGAGGCCGCCGCGGACGTGACCGAGATGGCCGAGTCGTACCTCGAGGACGGCCGCCACTTCCGCGAGGACGGCGACCCGGTGAACGCGCTCGCCTCCTACTCGTACGGCTACGGGTGGCTCGACGCCGGGGTCCGGCTCGGCCTGTTCGCGGTCCCGGACGACACCGAACTGTTCACGACCTGA
- a CDS encoding M20 family metallopeptidase — protein MDELADLTERLVSIPSHEDETAAGDAIEEWLRAETDATVERDDAGNVFAFAGATDDPDTDSLALVGHHDVVPPAPEQTTGDGLDGEYVVERRDGRIYGRGTADMKGSVAAAMLAFRDATPPAGRELIFASFVDEEVGGEGARHAIDEGFAPDRAVVAEGSTNYSKSGVTDVVVAHRGRRGSRLVARGEAAHASEPEAGENAIYRAADAIDAVRGLDAPRATVLGNEVSGSLAVTIVEGGDTWNVIPERCEATVDERTVPGDRADLAGVADATPGVELVVDQDLPPMACGDPAFADAALDVARAVHEDLGLDAPEHVTKPHATDAGWLAAAGTDCLVCGASEPGEAHTDTESASLDALDRCYRIYAGIAEREA, from the coding sequence ATGGACGAACTCGCGGACCTGACCGAGCGGCTCGTTTCGATCCCCTCACACGAGGACGAGACGGCCGCGGGCGACGCCATCGAGGAGTGGCTGCGCGCGGAGACGGACGCGACCGTCGAACGCGACGACGCGGGCAACGTGTTCGCGTTCGCGGGCGCGACGGACGACCCCGACACCGACTCGCTCGCTCTCGTCGGGCACCACGACGTGGTGCCTCCGGCACCGGAACAGACGACGGGCGACGGACTCGACGGCGAGTACGTCGTCGAGCGCCGCGACGGCCGGATCTACGGCCGCGGAACCGCCGACATGAAGGGGTCGGTCGCGGCCGCGATGCTCGCGTTCCGGGACGCGACGCCGCCCGCGGGCCGGGAGCTGATATTCGCCTCCTTCGTCGACGAGGAGGTCGGCGGCGAGGGGGCGCGACACGCGATCGACGAAGGCTTCGCGCCGGACCGGGCGGTCGTCGCCGAGGGGTCGACGAACTACTCGAAGTCCGGCGTGACCGACGTGGTGGTCGCCCACCGCGGCCGCCGGGGGTCGCGGCTCGTCGCGCGCGGCGAGGCCGCCCACGCCTCGGAGCCTGAGGCCGGCGAGAACGCGATCTACCGCGCCGCCGACGCGATCGACGCGGTCCGCGGACTCGACGCGCCGCGGGCGACGGTCCTCGGCAACGAGGTGTCCGGGTCGCTCGCGGTCACGATCGTCGAGGGCGGCGACACGTGGAACGTGATCCCGGAGCGCTGCGAGGCGACGGTCGACGAGCGCACGGTCCCCGGCGACCGGGCCGACCTCGCGGGGGTCGCCGACGCGACGCCGGGCGTCGAACTCGTCGTCGATCAGGACCTGCCGCCGATGGCCTGCGGCGACCCGGCGTTCGCGGACGCCGCGCTCGACGTCGCCCGCGCGGTCCACGAGGACCTCGGCCTCGACGCCCCCGAACACGTCACGAAGCCGCACGCGACCGATGCGGGATGGCTCGCGGCGGCCGGCACCGACTGTCTGGTCTGCGGGGCCTCGGAGCCGGGCGAGGCGCACACCGACACCGAGAGCGCGAGCCTCGACGCTCTCGACCGCTGTTACCGGATCTACGCGGGGATCGCCGAGCGGGAGGCGTAG
- a CDS encoding 50S ribosomal protein L39e → MGDKSKAQKKRLAKAERQNTRVPAWVMMKTDMNVTRNPKRRNWRRNDLDE, encoded by the coding sequence ATGGGAGACAAGTCGAAGGCTCAAAAGAAGCGTCTGGCGAAGGCGGAACGCCAGAACACCCGCGTCCCCGCGTGGGTCATGATGAAGACGGACATGAACGTGACGCGAAACCCCAAGCGGCGCAACTGGCGTCGGAACGACCTGGACGAATAG
- a CDS encoding 50S ribosomal protein L31e, translating to MSTNDFEERVVTVPLRDAKDKPVQQRADYAMKITRQHLAKHFSVDEDDVIIDGSVNEAVWTNGRQNPPSTVRVRAARFVEDGEPVVEAEHAE from the coding sequence ATGTCCACGAACGACTTCGAGGAGCGCGTCGTCACCGTCCCGCTCCGCGACGCAAAGGACAAGCCCGTCCAGCAGCGCGCCGACTACGCGATGAAGATCACGCGCCAGCACCTCGCGAAGCACTTCTCCGTCGACGAGGACGACGTGATCATCGACGGGTCCGTCAACGAGGCCGTCTGGACGAACGGGCGACAGAACCCGCCCAGCACGGTTCGGGTCCGCGCGGCTCGGTTCGTCGAGGACGGCGAACCGGTCGTCGAGGCCGAGCACGCGGAGTAA
- a CDS encoding translation initiation factor IF-6 yields MLRATFTGSSYVGVFARAVDDLLLIRPDVDEGLAEDIGAELGAEPLLTTVGRSNTVGALATGNESGVLVSSRATEREKDRIADVAGGPVYELPGEINAAGNVVLANDYGAYVHPDLSRESIQTIKDALDVPVTRGDLGGVRTVGTAAVANNTGVLCHPQSTESELQAVEEALDVRADLGTVNYGAPLVGSGLVATDEGYVVGEDTTGPELGRIEETLGFID; encoded by the coding sequence GTGTTACGGGCGACCTTCACCGGCTCGTCGTACGTGGGCGTGTTCGCCCGCGCCGTCGACGACCTCCTGTTGATCCGGCCGGACGTCGACGAGGGCCTCGCCGAGGACATCGGCGCGGAGCTCGGCGCGGAGCCGCTGCTCACGACCGTCGGTCGGTCCAACACGGTCGGCGCGCTCGCGACGGGCAACGAGAGCGGCGTCCTCGTCTCCTCGCGCGCGACCGAGCGCGAGAAGGACCGGATCGCGGACGTCGCCGGCGGCCCGGTGTACGAGCTGCCGGGCGAGATCAACGCCGCCGGGAACGTCGTCCTCGCGAACGACTACGGCGCGTACGTCCACCCGGACCTCTCGCGCGAGTCGATCCAGACGATCAAAGACGCCCTCGACGTCCCCGTCACCCGCGGCGACCTCGGCGGCGTCCGCACCGTCGGCACCGCGGCGGTCGCCAACAACACGGGGGTGCTCTGTCACCCGCAGTCGACCGAGTCGGAGCTTCAGGCGGTCGAGGAGGCGCTCGACGTGCGCGCCGACCTCGGCACCGTCAACTACGGCGCGCCGCTCGTCGGCTCCGGCCTCGTCGCCACCGACGAGGGGTACGTCGTCGGCGAGGACACGACCGGGCCGGAGCTAGGCCGGATCGAGGAGACGCTCGGCTTCATCGACTGA
- a CDS encoding ABC transporter ATP-binding protein, whose protein sequence is MPAIECRNLTKYYGDVRGVEDVSFAVEDGEVFGFLGPNGAGKTTAIRTLLGFLSPTSGGATLLGHDATDPVASRRARERVGFLPGDPGLDRDRTAGAFLDHQAALRGESSRDRLVDRFGLDESRRIGDLSRGNRQKVALVAAFMHDPDLLLLDEPTSGLDPLLQEEFAALVRERVDDGASVLLSSHVLGEVAALCDRVGVLREGHLVAVESVSDLRSRGGKQVRVRVAEDVARADFERRDVMNLRVGETVSFTWTGEYDALIDLLSGYSVLDLDVVDAPLEEAFMTFYDGDVPGPAGSGNGGRSAGTRVGDAPSNAAPADATADSGGGDR, encoded by the coding sequence ATGCCCGCTATCGAGTGCCGGAACCTCACGAAGTACTACGGCGACGTGCGGGGGGTCGAGGACGTCTCCTTCGCCGTCGAGGACGGCGAGGTGTTCGGCTTCCTCGGTCCGAACGGCGCGGGGAAGACGACCGCCATCCGGACGCTGCTCGGCTTCCTGTCGCCGACGAGCGGCGGCGCGACCCTCCTCGGCCACGACGCCACCGACCCGGTCGCGTCGCGTCGCGCCCGCGAGCGCGTCGGCTTCCTTCCCGGCGACCCCGGGCTCGACCGCGACCGCACCGCGGGGGCGTTCCTCGACCATCAGGCGGCGCTCCGCGGCGAGTCGAGCCGCGACCGACTCGTCGACCGGTTCGGCCTCGACGAGTCGCGGCGGATCGGCGACCTCTCGCGGGGGAACCGCCAGAAGGTGGCCCTCGTGGCGGCGTTCATGCACGATCCGGACCTCCTGCTGCTCGACGAGCCGACCTCCGGGCTCGACCCGCTACTTCAGGAGGAGTTCGCCGCCCTCGTCCGCGAGCGCGTCGACGACGGGGCGAGCGTCCTCCTCTCCTCGCACGTCCTCGGCGAGGTGGCCGCGCTCTGTGACCGCGTCGGGGTCCTGCGCGAGGGCCACCTCGTCGCCGTCGAGTCCGTCTCGGACCTCCGGTCGCGGGGCGGCAAGCAGGTCCGCGTCCGCGTCGCCGAGGACGTCGCGCGCGCCGACTTCGAGCGCCGCGACGTGATGAATCTCCGCGTCGGCGAGACCGTCTCGTTCACGTGGACGGGCGAGTACGACGCGCTGATCGACCTCCTCTCCGGATACTCCGTGCTGGACCTCGACGTCGTCGACGCCCCGCTCGAAGAGGCGTTCATGACCTTCTACGACGGCGACGTGCCGGGACCGGCGGGGAGCGGGAACGGGGGACGAAGCGCCGGAACGCGCGTCGGGGACGCCCCCTCGAACGCGGCTCCAGCGGACGCGACCGCGGACTCCGGGGGTGGGGATCGATGA
- a CDS encoding ABC transporter permease, with translation MSDRPAPWLAIARYDAAGRARGSLATTGLLSAFLLVFLAFFPSLSTAGVDLDAYVDAFPPAFQEVLGIIAISSIEGFLAVEFYQFAWLLLVGLYLAYLAGGTIAGDVASGRMDLTLSAPVGRRDVVVGRFLGLVPLVALLNLVLPVVAYVGVLAVGETIAVERLVAVHALAVPYHLTCVALGVAVSTVVSRPGVAQRIALGALFGLFMFESVAASTDFAGLGDVSPTAHYDPSAVLVLGEYDATGAATLLAATAVLVALAVVRFRRADLPG, from the coding sequence ATGAGCGATCGCCCGGCCCCGTGGCTCGCGATCGCGCGGTACGACGCGGCCGGCCGCGCCCGCGGGTCGCTCGCGACGACGGGACTGCTCTCCGCGTTCCTCCTCGTGTTCCTGGCCTTCTTCCCGTCGCTGTCGACCGCGGGGGTCGACCTCGACGCGTACGTCGACGCGTTCCCGCCGGCGTTTCAGGAGGTGCTCGGGATCATCGCCATCTCCTCGATCGAGGGCTTCCTCGCGGTGGAGTTCTACCAGTTCGCGTGGCTGCTCCTGGTCGGACTCTACCTCGCCTACCTCGCGGGCGGAACGATCGCCGGCGACGTCGCCAGCGGCCGGATGGACCTCACGCTGTCCGCGCCGGTCGGCCGCCGGGACGTCGTCGTCGGCCGATTTCTTGGACTGGTCCCGCTCGTCGCCCTGCTGAACCTCGTGCTGCCGGTCGTCGCGTACGTCGGCGTCCTCGCGGTCGGCGAGACGATCGCGGTCGAGCGACTCGTCGCGGTCCACGCGCTCGCCGTGCCGTACCACCTGACGTGCGTCGCGCTCGGCGTCGCCGTGTCGACGGTCGTCTCGCGCCCGGGGGTCGCACAGCGGATCGCGCTCGGCGCGCTGTTCGGGCTGTTCATGTTCGAGTCCGTGGCCGCGAGCACCGACTTCGCGGGACTCGGCGACGTGAGTCCGACGGCGCACTACGACCCCTCGGCGGTCCTCGTGTTGGGCGAGTACGACGCGACCGGCGCGGCGACGCTGCTCGCGGCGACGGCCGTCCTCGTCGCGCTCGCCGTCGTTAGGTTCCGGCGCGCGGACCTCCCGGGGTGA
- the rpl18a gene encoding 50S ribosomal protein L18Ae: protein MSTYTVSGRFQSRDGDQPFTKDVEAENEDLARERIYTNVGSQHNRKRTQIEIEEVSEA from the coding sequence ATGAGTACCTACACGGTGAGTGGACGGTTCCAGAGCCGAGACGGCGACCAGCCGTTCACGAAGGACGTCGAGGCGGAAAACGAGGATCTCGCCCGCGAGCGGATCTACACGAACGTCGGGAGCCAGCACAACCGGAAGCGCACCCAGATCGAGATCGAGGAGGTGTCCGAGGCATGA
- the pfdA gene encoding prefoldin subunit alpha yields MGGGQQQLQQLSQELQALDEEIEELEGEIADLREEQSDIDDAVEAIETLDTGSTVQVPLGGGAYLRAEVQDIDEVIVSLGGNYSAEQEQDDAIDVLRSKQEALDERIEETQAEVDELESESDELEQQAQQMQQQMQQQQVQQMGQAQEEDGE; encoded by the coding sequence ATGGGCGGCGGACAACAGCAGCTCCAGCAGCTCTCTCAGGAGCTACAGGCGCTCGACGAGGAGATCGAAGAGCTCGAAGGCGAAATCGCCGACCTCCGCGAGGAGCAGTCGGACATCGACGACGCGGTCGAGGCCATCGAGACGCTCGACACGGGCTCGACCGTTCAGGTCCCGCTGGGCGGCGGCGCGTACCTCCGCGCGGAGGTCCAGGACATCGACGAGGTCATCGTCTCGCTCGGTGGCAACTACTCCGCGGAGCAGGAGCAGGACGACGCCATCGACGTCCTCCGGAGCAAGCAGGAGGCGCTCGACGAGCGCATCGAGGAGACGCAGGCGGAGGTCGACGAGCTGGAGTCCGAGAGCGACGAGCTCGAACAGCAGGCCCAGCAGATGCAACAGCAGATGCAGCAGCAGCAGGTGCAGCAGATGGGACAGGCCCAGGAAGAAGACGGAGAGTAA